In the genome of Rhizobium rhizogenes, one region contains:
- a CDS encoding KluB translates to MAFKVVRSTQTDQDLGLILDHLIQSYLDLGDALPGAFARAARRVGSIETDMEALHKAPFQGTLLTGILPGLRRVTKNQAVFYFDVDEGEKTVRILAVFFGGQDHLRHMLTRLVSRRASNLP, encoded by the coding sequence ATGGCCTTTAAGGTCGTGCGCTCGACACAGACGGATCAGGACCTCGGCCTCATTCTCGACCATCTCATCCAGTCCTATCTCGACCTTGGTGATGCTTTGCCGGGGGCTTTCGCGCGCGCTGCACGACGCGTTGGGTCAATTGAAACGGATATGGAAGCGCTTCACAAAGCGCCTTTTCAGGGGACATTATTGACCGGAATATTACCCGGCCTTCGCCGGGTAACGAAAAATCAGGCTGTCTTTTATTTCGATGTCGACGAGGGTGAAAAGACCGTGCGTATTCTCGCGGTCTTTTTCGGCGGGCAGGACCATCTGCGCCATATGCTCACGCGTCTTGTGTCTCGTCGCGCCTCGAATCTTCCCTAA
- a CDS encoding YcgN family cysteine cluster protein, producing the protein MNDAPFWKTKSLPEMTGEEWESLCDGCGLCCLNKLEDWDTGEVVFTSVRCVLLDGESCRCSDYENRRATVPDCIQLDLKKVHEIGWLPPTCAYALVRDGKDLYWWHYLVSGDTQTVHQAGISARGRTVSEADVDVDDFEDYVVDWPLTVGETAGERERT; encoded by the coding sequence ATGAATGACGCGCCGTTCTGGAAAACCAAATCGCTTCCCGAGATGACCGGCGAGGAATGGGAAAGCCTGTGCGACGGTTGCGGCCTGTGCTGTCTTAACAAGCTGGAGGACTGGGACACCGGCGAAGTGGTGTTCACCTCGGTTCGCTGCGTGCTGCTCGACGGCGAGAGCTGTCGGTGCTCCGACTACGAAAACCGCCGCGCCACCGTGCCGGACTGTATCCAGCTCGACCTGAAGAAGGTGCATGAAATCGGCTGGCTGCCGCCCACCTGCGCCTATGCGCTGGTGCGCGATGGCAAGGATCTCTACTGGTGGCATTATCTCGTTTCCGGCGATACGCAGACGGTGCATCAGGCCGGCATTTCCGCGCGCGGGCGCACCGTCAGCGAGGCCGATGTGGATGTTGACGACTTCGAGGATTATGTGGTCGACTGGCCCCTGACAGTGGGTGAGACGGCGGGTGAAAGGGAGCGGACCTGA
- the cueR gene encoding Cu(I)-responsive transcriptional regulator gives MNIGQASEASGVSAKMIRYYEQIGLITPAARTGNNYRVYGEQDVHNLRFIKRARTLGFSLEETETLLKLWQDKSRESSAVKEIALVHIADLEQKIAEMKSMVKTLSHLAHCCGGDNRPDCPILDDLAGAEKSVGEPARTH, from the coding sequence GTGAATATCGGCCAGGCATCGGAGGCATCGGGCGTTTCCGCCAAGATGATCCGTTATTACGAGCAGATCGGCCTCATCACCCCCGCCGCCCGCACCGGCAATAATTACCGGGTCTATGGCGAGCAGGACGTGCACAATCTGCGCTTCATCAAGCGGGCGCGCACGCTCGGTTTCTCGCTGGAAGAAACCGAGACGCTGCTGAAACTCTGGCAGGACAAGAGCCGCGAGAGTTCGGCGGTGAAGGAGATCGCGCTCGTCCATATCGCCGATCTCGAGCAGAAGATCGCCGAGATGAAGAGCATGGTGAAGACGCTGTCGCATCTCGCCCATTGCTGCGGCGGCGATAACCGGCCCGATTGCCCCATCCTCGACGATCTCGCGGGCGCTGAGAAGAGCGTCGGCGAGCCCGCAAGAACCCACTGA
- the blaOXA gene encoding class D beta-lactamase: MRYRLPAIVLSCLALPGLLPLSVSAQQQPQAFECTLVTSIETGAIINQQGACDQRVAPASTFKVPLALIGFDAGILQDEKTPAWDWKPGTEARAADRKTVDPSIWEQDSVLWYSREITRRLGPEKFAASVKRLGYGNADVSGEPGKNNGLTHSWLGASLTISPVEQVGFIRRLLAGNLPFSRDAQAKTRAIVPVFDAPESWAVHGKTGTGYMRDEKGNPDRNRPFGWFVGWAEREGQHIVFARLRVSDKPSNEPLGPAVRDAFLRDIPRLAVHR; this comes from the coding sequence ATGCGCTACCGGCTGCCCGCCATCGTTCTTTCATGCCTTGCCCTTCCGGGGCTCCTGCCGCTTTCCGTTTCCGCCCAGCAACAGCCCCAGGCCTTTGAATGCACGCTGGTCACGTCAATCGAGACCGGCGCAATCATCAACCAGCAGGGCGCCTGCGACCAGCGCGTCGCGCCGGCCTCCACCTTCAAGGTGCCGCTGGCGCTGATCGGCTTCGATGCCGGCATCCTTCAGGATGAAAAGACGCCCGCATGGGACTGGAAACCGGGTACCGAGGCCCGTGCCGCCGACCGCAAGACGGTCGATCCCTCCATATGGGAGCAGGATTCGGTTCTGTGGTATTCACGCGAAATCACCCGCCGCCTCGGTCCGGAAAAATTCGCCGCTTCCGTCAAGCGTCTTGGTTACGGCAACGCCGACGTATCTGGCGAGCCGGGCAAGAACAATGGCCTCACCCATTCCTGGCTCGGCGCGTCGCTGACCATCTCACCGGTGGAACAGGTGGGCTTCATCCGTCGTCTGCTGGCCGGCAACCTGCCTTTTTCCCGCGACGCGCAGGCGAAGACACGCGCGATCGTGCCGGTTTTCGATGCGCCGGAAAGCTGGGCCGTGCATGGCAAGACCGGCACCGGCTACATGCGTGACGAAAAAGGCAATCCCGACCGCAACCGCCCCTTCGGCTGGTTCGTCGGCTGGGCGGAGCGTGAAGGCCAGCACATCGTCTTCGCAAGGCTGCGCGTTTCCGACAAACCGTCGAATGAACCGCTCGGCCCCGCCGTACGCGACGCCTTCCTGCGCGATATTCCGCGGCTGGCGGTGCATCGGTAG
- a CDS encoding class I SAM-dependent methyltransferase, with translation MSNASRDVIGLYTEHGADFDKERGRSLAEKSWLDRFASLLPGGGSILDVGCGSGEPIAGYFIASGYDVTGIDASLPLIELCRNRFPENLWAVADMRELALGRRFDGLIAWHSFFHLKPEDQRPMFGIFRQHANDGAALMFTAGPGQGEAIGTFQGKPLYHASLARDDYESLLAAHGFRLLDHIVNDPQCGGATVYLARRVAV, from the coding sequence ATGTCGAACGCTTCCCGCGATGTCATCGGGCTCTATACCGAACACGGCGCCGATTTCGACAAGGAGCGCGGTCGTTCCCTTGCCGAAAAATCATGGCTGGACAGGTTCGCTTCGCTTTTGCCCGGCGGCGGTTCCATTCTCGATGTCGGCTGCGGTTCCGGTGAACCGATTGCCGGCTATTTCATCGCCAGTGGTTATGACGTCACGGGCATCGACGCGTCCCTGCCGCTGATCGAACTTTGCCGCAACCGGTTTCCGGAAAATCTCTGGGCGGTTGCCGATATGCGCGAGCTGGCTCTTGGTCGCCGTTTTGACGGTTTGATCGCCTGGCACAGTTTTTTCCACCTGAAACCCGAGGATCAACGCCCGATGTTCGGCATTTTCCGCCAGCACGCCAATGACGGTGCTGCCCTGATGTTCACGGCCGGGCCGGGACAGGGCGAAGCGATAGGCACGTTTCAGGGCAAGCCGCTTTATCATGCCAGCCTTGCACGCGACGACTATGAGAGCCTGCTCGCCGCACATGGGTTCCGGCTTCTCGATCACATCGTCAATGACCCGCAATGCGGTGGGGCGACGGTTTATCTTGCCAGACGCGTGGCGGTCTGA
- a CDS encoding LysR family transcriptional regulator ArgP, producing the protein MLDYPSMRAVALVAQTGSFEKAAQVLCVTPSAVSQRIKQLEERLGVVLIVRGNPCVATEKGEWLCRHMDHVGMLESELFRELPALAEAGAAQERVTLNIATNADSLGTWFLDAVSKFTGGSDYLVNIAVDDQDHTVEWLRGGRVLAAVTAHAKPVQGCRVLALGVLRYHATASPDFMARHFADGVTPAALARAPGLTFNQKDRLQASWIRQALGEDVSYPTHWLPSTDGFVKASLSGMGWGLNPVQLVGEHLKAGRLVEVVPGTPLDIPLYWQVNRLAADRLGALTADVVETARAVLLR; encoded by the coding sequence ATGCTCGACTATCCCTCCATGCGGGCCGTGGCGCTCGTTGCTCAAACCGGCAGTTTCGAAAAGGCGGCGCAGGTGCTGTGCGTCACGCCTTCGGCCGTCTCCCAGCGCATCAAGCAGCTGGAGGAGCGGCTGGGCGTGGTGCTGATCGTGCGCGGCAACCCCTGCGTGGCGACGGAGAAGGGCGAATGGCTCTGCCGTCACATGGATCATGTCGGCATGCTGGAAAGCGAATTGTTCCGAGAGCTTCCGGCGTTGGCGGAAGCGGGGGCAGCGCAGGAGCGCGTGACGCTCAACATCGCCACCAATGCCGACAGTCTCGGCACATGGTTTCTGGATGCGGTTTCGAAATTCACTGGCGGCAGCGATTATCTCGTCAATATCGCAGTGGACGATCAGGACCACACGGTGGAATGGCTGCGCGGCGGCAGGGTGCTTGCCGCCGTCACTGCGCACGCCAAGCCCGTGCAGGGCTGCCGGGTCCTGGCCCTCGGCGTGCTGCGCTATCATGCCACCGCCAGCCCGGATTTCATGGCCCGCCATTTCGCCGATGGTGTGACACCCGCAGCCCTTGCCCGCGCTCCGGGGCTGACCTTCAACCAGAAGGACAGGCTGCAGGCGAGCTGGATCAGGCAGGCGCTGGGCGAGGACGTCTCCTATCCCACCCACTGGCTGCCCTCGACGGATGGTTTCGTGAAGGCAAGCCTTTCCGGCATGGGCTGGGGGCTCAACCCGGTGCAGCTTGTGGGGGAGCATCTCAAGGCAGGGAGGCTGGTGGAGGTCGTTCCCGGCACGCCGCTCGATATTCCGCTTTACTGGCAGGTCAATCGGCTGGCCGCCGATCGTCTCGGCGCGCTCACGGCGGATGTGGTGGAGACGGCGAGGGCGGTGTTGTTGCGCTAA
- a CDS encoding type II toxin-antitoxin system YafQ family toxin — protein MKADDVARSSDFTRQFLKDWQRLNNSGRYDMDKLKKIMLLLVANEGPLPPQFHDHDLTGEWRDHRECHVGGDFLLIYILDEKQNLVVFTRAGTHAELFR, from the coding sequence ATCAAAGCGGACGACGTTGCGCGCAGTTCAGATTTTACACGGCAATTTCTTAAAGACTGGCAGCGGCTGAACAATTCCGGGCGCTACGATATGGATAAACTGAAGAAGATCATGCTTCTCCTCGTCGCCAATGAGGGGCCGTTACCGCCACAGTTTCATGACCATGACTTGACCGGAGAATGGCGCGATCATCGCGAATGCCATGTCGGCGGCGACTTTCTGTTGATCTACATCCTCGATGAGAAGCAGAATCTCGTCGTTTTCACGCGCGCCGGAACGCACGCTGAACTTTTCAGATAA
- a CDS encoding type II toxin-antitoxin system ParD family antitoxin encodes MSVKASVSISDQQDSFARRLVEEGRYASLSAVVQRGLELLRQETELKDAELAALRDLLVERGQGDFVSVEDGKDRTTAMIAAKKAGYGL; translated from the coding sequence ATGTCCGTCAAGGCGTCCGTATCCATTTCCGATCAGCAGGACAGCTTCGCCCGCCGGCTGGTGGAGGAAGGGCGTTATGCCAGCCTCAGTGCCGTCGTCCAGCGCGGGCTGGAACTGCTCCGGCAGGAAACCGAGCTGAAGGACGCCGAGCTTGCGGCGCTTCGTGATTTGCTGGTCGAGCGGGGGCAGGGCGACTTCGTCTCCGTGGAAGACGGCAAAGACAGAACCACAGCGATGATAGCAGCCAAGAAGGCCGGCTATGGCCTTTAA
- a CDS encoding type II toxin-antitoxin system RelB/DinJ family antitoxin produces MTANAYVRARIDQAIKDDATAVLDSLGLTVSDVMRMMLTRIAREKALPIELTRPNAETLAAIEEARAIAAARRSRFETAEAMLTALDGDKR; encoded by the coding sequence ATGACCGCAAATGCTTATGTGAGAGCGCGTATCGATCAGGCCATCAAGGACGACGCGACCGCTGTGCTCGACAGTCTGGGCCTGACCGTTTCCGATGTCATGCGTATGATGCTGACGCGGATCGCCCGCGAAAAAGCCCTGCCCATCGAACTGACGCGACCCAATGCCGAAACGCTTGCCGCTATCGAGGAAGCACGCGCTATCGCGGCGGCGAGGCGTTCCCGCTTCGAAACAGCGGAAGCTATGCTCACCGCCCTTGACGGCGACAAGCGGTGA
- a CDS encoding heavy-metal-associated domain-containing protein: MSATTFLVSDMTCGHCEKTLRGALADVLPDASVSIDLATHKLTVTGDAATAEAAIRDAGYSPERVG; the protein is encoded by the coding sequence ATGAGTGCAACCACCTTCCTCGTGTCAGACATGACCTGCGGCCACTGTGAAAAGACCCTGCGCGGCGCTCTCGCCGACGTGCTGCCCGACGCGTCCGTCAGCATCGATCTCGCCACCCACAAACTCACGGTGACGGGTGACGCCGCAACGGCGGAAGCGGCGATCCGCGATGCCGGTTATTCGCCGGAACGGGTGGGCTGA
- a CDS encoding transglycosylase domain-containing protein, translated as MQEEKDEKKGRKKRHILLRIDSFIDSGLWTAAARLVDFWEDVTIASRKLHVRGWKKLAVNLTCDALTFGTAGSIVLLALAMPAFEETKKDWRYRGDFAVTFLDRYGNTIGHRGIIHEDSVPIDQMPDHFIKAVLATEDRRFFDHFGIDFIGLARAMSENARAGGVVQGGSTLTQQLAKNLFLTNERSLERKIKEAFLALWLEANMSKKEILSLYLDRAYMGGGTFGAAAAAQFYFGKNLTDVTLAESAILAGLFKAPAKYAPHVNLPAARARANTVLSNLVQSGLMTEGQVIGARRNPATVIDRADVKAPDYFLDWAFDEVQRLAAEGKFRDHTVVVRTTIDTGLQQAAEQAMEMGLREFGEGYRVKQGAMVMIENGGGVRAMVGGRDYGESQFNRATAALRQPGSSFKVYTYSAAMEKGMKPETLISDAPVTWRGWSPQNYGRSYAGRVTLQMALAKSYNTVPVRLAKDVLGTQVIVDTAKAMGVATPLRSDKTIPLGTSEVTVLDQATAYAVFPADGMQSRRHGIEQVLDYEGNVLYDFSHDEPPAKRVLSEDANSKMNQMLVTIPVMGTARRGALDNGIVSGGKTGTSQAYRDAWYVGFTGNYTTAVWFGNDEFTPMNNMTGGALPAMTFKRLMDYAHQGMELRPIPGIQNPLPTGARPQPSAEVAAASANTPSMPALTRPRSLSAEATRVIRSIAKKMKDASALSVTTQKVADASLREGAEDAARR; from the coding sequence GTGCAGGAAGAAAAAGACGAAAAAAAAGGCCGCAAGAAACGGCATATCCTGCTGAGGATCGATAGCTTCATCGATTCCGGTCTGTGGACGGCTGCGGCAAGGCTGGTGGATTTCTGGGAAGACGTCACCATCGCCTCGCGCAAGCTGCATGTCCGCGGCTGGAAGAAGCTTGCCGTCAACCTGACCTGCGACGCGCTGACTTTCGGAACGGCCGGCTCGATCGTGCTTCTGGCGCTCGCCATGCCCGCTTTCGAGGAGACCAAGAAGGACTGGCGTTATCGCGGCGATTTCGCCGTCACCTTCCTCGACCGTTACGGCAACACCATCGGCCATCGCGGCATCATCCATGAAGACAGCGTCCCGATCGACCAGATGCCTGATCATTTCATCAAGGCGGTGCTAGCAACCGAGGACCGGCGTTTCTTCGACCATTTCGGCATCGACTTCATCGGCCTTGCCCGCGCCATGAGCGAAAACGCCCGCGCCGGCGGCGTGGTGCAGGGCGGCTCGACGCTGACGCAGCAGCTTGCCAAGAACCTGTTCCTGACCAATGAGCGCTCGCTGGAGCGCAAGATCAAGGAAGCCTTCCTCGCATTGTGGCTCGAGGCCAACATGTCGAAGAAGGAAATCCTCAGCCTTTATCTCGACCGCGCCTATATGGGCGGCGGCACCTTCGGTGCTGCTGCGGCGGCGCAGTTTTATTTCGGCAAGAACCTGACCGACGTGACGCTGGCCGAATCCGCCATCCTGGCCGGGCTTTTCAAGGCGCCGGCCAAATATGCGCCGCATGTCAACCTGCCGGCAGCCCGCGCGCGCGCCAACACCGTGCTTTCCAACCTGGTGCAGAGCGGGCTGATGACCGAGGGCCAGGTGATCGGCGCGCGGCGCAACCCGGCCACCGTCATCGACCGCGCCGATGTGAAGGCGCCGGATTATTTCCTCGACTGGGCTTTCGACGAGGTGCAGCGGCTGGCCGCCGAAGGCAAGTTCAGGGATCATACCGTCGTCGTGCGCACCACCATCGATACCGGCCTGCAGCAGGCGGCCGAACAGGCGATGGAAATGGGCCTTCGCGAATTCGGCGAGGGTTACCGCGTCAAGCAGGGCGCGATGGTGATGATCGAGAATGGCGGCGGCGTGCGCGCCATGGTCGGCGGGCGCGATTATGGCGAAAGCCAGTTCAACCGCGCCACAGCGGCGCTGCGCCAGCCGGGCTCCTCCTTCAAGGTCTACACCTACTCGGCCGCCATGGAAAAGGGCATGAAGCCGGAAACGCTGATCTCTGACGCGCCGGTGACCTGGCGCGGCTGGTCGCCGCAGAATTACGGCCGCTCCTATGCCGGCAGGGTAACGCTGCAGATGGCGCTCGCAAAGTCCTACAATACCGTGCCTGTGCGGCTCGCCAAGGACGTGCTCGGCACGCAGGTCATCGTCGATACCGCCAAGGCCATGGGTGTGGCAACACCGCTGCGCAGCGACAAGACCATTCCGCTCGGCACATCGGAAGTGACGGTTCTCGACCAGGCCACCGCCTATGCCGTATTCCCGGCCGATGGCATGCAGTCGCGCCGCCACGGTATCGAGCAGGTGCTGGATTACGAAGGCAACGTTCTCTACGATTTCAGCCATGACGAGCCGCCCGCCAAACGGGTGCTTTCCGAAGACGCCAATTCCAAGATGAACCAGATGCTGGTGACCATTCCGGTAATGGGCACGGCCCGGCGCGGCGCGCTGGATAACGGCATCGTCTCCGGCGGCAAGACCGGAACGTCACAGGCCTATCGCGATGCCTGGTATGTGGGCTTTACCGGCAACTATACGACCGCCGTCTGGTTCGGCAATGACGAGTTCACGCCGATGAACAACATGACGGGTGGCGCGCTTCCGGCCATGACCTTCAAGCGGCTGATGGATTACGCCCATCAGGGCATGGAGCTGCGCCCCATTCCCGGCATCCAGAACCCGCTGCCGACAGGCGCGCGCCCGCAGCCTTCGGCGGAAGTGGCGGCCGCATCCGCCAACACACCCTCAATGCCGGCGCTCACCCGCCCGCGCTCGCTTTCCGCCGAGGCCACACGTGTGATCCGCTCCATCGCCAAGAAGATGAAGGACGCTTCGGCATTGAGTGTGACGACGCAGAAGGTGGCGGATGCGTCGTTGCGTGAGGGCGCGGAGGATGCGGCGCGGCGGTGA
- a CDS encoding heavy metal translocating P-type ATPase yields MNETVRHAHSNQPVSIPVEGMTCASCVRRVETAAAKVPGVASSSVNFATKKLTVEPVEGFSARTLGAAIKKVGYNIAPDRHEFVVEGLHNDADAGRLKTVLDAVATTVDVTIDAATGKVAVETIGGRRERDALVETAKLAGFALTTRKPHNHSAHQDHSQHHSQHHGHHQGHSQMAMAGESGGHDHMQHAGEEGALKRDLTIAAILTAPLFVLEMGGHLYEPMHHWLMGIIDTQNLYYIYFVLATAVIFGPGLRFLKTGFPALLRGAPEMNSLVALGVTAAYLYSVVATFAPDLLPAEAQFVYYEAATVIVTLILTGRLLEARASGRTGDAIRKLMSLQAKTARVERDGATIDISPDDLVTGDIVVIRPGERLAVDGEVVEGSSYVDESMISGEPVPVEKTVGAAVVGGTINKTGAFKFRATKVGADTMLSQIIRMVEEAQGSKLPIQLLVDRVTALFVPVVIAIAVLTFIVWAIFGPEPAYTFALVNAVAVLIIACPCAMGLATPTSIMVGTGRAAELGVLFRKGQALQELRSAQIVVVDKTGTVTKGRPELTDLVVAEGFADNEVLVLVAAVEGRSEHPIAEAIVRAAEDRGLVAGEGLEPPTVENFESVTGYGIAATVNGRRVEVGADRYMAKLGHSVEIFAEAAARLGDEGKTPLYAAIDGRLAAAIAVADPLKPSSVTAIKALQAMGIEVAMVTGDNERTANAIARQVGISRVVAEVLPEGKVKAIHEMRAGGKVLAFVGDGINDAPALAEADIGIAVGTGTDVAIESADVVLVGGDLLGAANAIEMSRATMRNIKENLFWAFGYNVALIPVAAGVLYPAFGITLSPMIGAGAMALSSVFVLANALRLKRAKVAHREVTS; encoded by the coding sequence ATGAACGAGACAGTCAGACACGCCCATTCGAACCAACCGGTTTCCATTCCCGTGGAAGGCATGACCTGCGCGTCATGCGTGCGGCGGGTGGAAACGGCCGCGGCCAAGGTGCCGGGCGTCGCCTCAAGCTCGGTGAACTTCGCCACGAAGAAGCTCACCGTCGAGCCCGTCGAGGGCTTTTCAGCCAGGACGCTTGGTGCCGCCATCAAGAAGGTCGGTTACAATATCGCACCGGACCGGCATGAATTTGTCGTCGAAGGTCTGCACAATGACGCGGATGCCGGGCGGTTGAAAACCGTTCTGGACGCCGTCGCCACCACCGTCGACGTGACAATCGACGCCGCAACCGGCAAGGTGGCGGTGGAAACCATCGGTGGACGCCGTGAGCGGGATGCCCTGGTGGAAACGGCAAAGCTCGCCGGCTTTGCGCTGACGACACGCAAGCCGCACAATCATTCCGCCCATCAAGACCACAGCCAGCACCACAGCCAGCACCATGGACATCATCAGGGCCACAGCCAGATGGCGATGGCCGGCGAAAGCGGTGGCCATGACCATATGCAGCATGCGGGTGAAGAGGGCGCGCTGAAACGCGACCTGACGATTGCCGCCATCCTGACCGCACCGCTTTTCGTGCTGGAAATGGGCGGCCATCTCTATGAGCCGATGCATCACTGGCTGATGGGCATCATCGATACGCAGAACCTCTATTACATCTATTTCGTGCTGGCGACGGCGGTGATTTTCGGGCCGGGCCTGCGCTTCCTCAAGACCGGTTTTCCGGCACTCTTGCGCGGCGCGCCGGAAATGAACTCGCTGGTGGCGCTGGGTGTCACGGCGGCCTATCTCTATTCCGTGGTGGCGACCTTCGCGCCCGATCTGCTGCCGGCAGAGGCGCAGTTCGTCTATTATGAAGCGGCAACGGTCATCGTCACGCTGATCCTGACCGGACGGCTTCTCGAAGCCCGCGCCAGCGGCCGCACGGGAGACGCCATCCGCAAGCTGATGAGCCTGCAGGCGAAGACCGCCCGGGTGGAGCGCGACGGTGCGACCATCGATATTTCCCCTGACGATCTGGTGACGGGCGATATCGTCGTCATCCGTCCCGGCGAAAGGCTGGCGGTGGATGGCGAAGTCGTCGAAGGCTCGTCCTATGTCGATGAATCGATGATTTCCGGCGAACCCGTGCCGGTGGAAAAGACGGTCGGCGCAGCGGTCGTCGGCGGCACCATCAACAAGACCGGCGCCTTCAAGTTTAGGGCAACCAAGGTCGGCGCGGATACCATGCTGTCGCAGATCATCCGCATGGTGGAGGAGGCGCAAGGCTCCAAGCTGCCGATCCAGCTGCTGGTCGACCGCGTCACAGCGCTGTTCGTGCCCGTTGTCATCGCGATTGCGGTGCTGACCTTCATCGTCTGGGCGATCTTCGGTCCTGAGCCCGCCTATACTTTCGCGCTGGTCAATGCGGTCGCGGTACTCATCATCGCCTGCCCGTGCGCCATGGGTCTCGCCACGCCGACCTCGATCATGGTCGGCACCGGCCGGGCGGCGGAACTTGGCGTGCTGTTCCGCAAGGGGCAGGCCCTGCAGGAACTGCGCTCGGCGCAGATCGTCGTGGTCGACAAGACCGGCACTGTCACCAAGGGCCGTCCGGAACTGACCGATCTGGTGGTTGCGGAAGGGTTTGCCGATAACGAAGTGCTGGTGCTGGTCGCCGCCGTCGAAGGCCGTTCGGAACATCCGATTGCCGAAGCCATCGTCCGTGCTGCGGAAGATCGGGGGTTGGTAGCGGGAGAGGGACTTGAACCCCCGACCGTCGAGAACTTCGAAAGCGTCACGGGTTACGGCATCGCGGCCACCGTCAATGGCCGCAGGGTCGAAGTCGGCGCGGATCGTTACATGGCCAAACTCGGCCATTCCGTGGAGATTTTCGCTGAAGCCGCCGCAAGGCTGGGTGACGAGGGCAAGACGCCGCTTTATGCCGCCATCGACGGCAGGCTGGCGGCTGCGATTGCCGTCGCCGATCCGCTGAAACCCTCGAGTGTCACTGCGATCAAAGCGCTGCAGGCGATGGGTATCGAAGTGGCGATGGTGACGGGCGACAATGAACGCACGGCCAATGCCATTGCCCGGCAGGTCGGCATTTCCCGCGTGGTGGCGGAAGTGCTGCCCGAAGGCAAGGTGAAGGCGATCCATGAGATGCGCGCCGGCGGCAAGGTGCTGGCCTTCGTTGGCGACGGCATCAATGATGCGCCGGCACTGGCCGAGGCCGATATCGGCATCGCGGTTGGCACCGGCACGGATGTCGCCATCGAAAGCGCCGATGTGGTGCTGGTTGGCGGCGATCTTCTGGGGGCGGCTAACGCTATCGAGATGAGCCGGGCGACTATGCGCAACATCAAGGAAAACCTGTTCTGGGCCTTTGGTTATAACGTGGCGTTGATACCGGTTGCGGCGGGCGTGCTTTATCCCGCCTTCGGCATCACGCTGTCGCCGATGATCGGCGCGGGCGCCATGGCTCTGTCCAGCGTCTTTGTTCTTGCCAATGCGCTGCGGTTGAAACGGGCGAAGGTCGCTCACAGGGAGGTGACGTCGTGA